The Methylocella tundrae genome contains the following window.
CAGGATTACTCAAGCTACTGTTTTCACGAACCTTTCTTCAGTTACTCACTCACGAAACACCCTTGACATCAGCCTTCGGAGGGCAGCGCTCTATCCAGCTGAGCTACGGGTGCCTGTAACGTGGAACTACTCTCCGCTGATCACTCTGGTCAACGATGCTCTGGAGCGGCTGAAGCCGGTCCGAGTCGCCGATCACCTCATGGCATTTTCCTCTCAGCGCCTACGCCGGGGTTTCCGCCGAGGTGGTTGCAACGCTTCCTGTCAACGTCGCTCCAAAAAACTCTCTGCTTCTAACCCCTTAAATTAACTAACAAAATAGACCTATATGCCGTCGCCAAGTCTTGATACTCTGGCCTTCGGAGGGCAAGAGTTTTTTGATCTCAGGTCCCCGCGTTTCCCGACGGCGAAGACTTCCCGCGACCGCTCATCGCAGCGAGGATCTGGGTGCCAATCGCGTCAGCTGCGTGATGCAGTGGCGACGCGGCCAAATGCGCATAGCGGGCTGTGGTCGAGGGTTGCGCATGACCCAGCAACGCCCCGATCACCGGAAGGCTTAAGCCGCCCGCGGCGCCAACGCTAGCGTAGCTGTGGCGCAAATCATGAAGCCGGACATTCTTGATCGCCGCCGAAGTGCAGATCCGCTCCCACGGTTTGCGGAGGGAGACAATCGGCTTGCCTGAACGCTCGCCTGGAAACACATCCTCGGACCCAGGCTGCCGGGTCAACGAGAGGAGCAGGTCGATCGCAGGCTGCGAGAGAAAAACTGACTTGGCGCCCGTCTTGCTGTCCGGCAGCAAGAGCAACCGTCGCTCAAGATCGACGTGTTGCCAGCGAAGAGCCAGAATTTCGCCAACGCGGCAACCGGTCAACAGCAGGAGCCGTAGCGCCGCGATCGAAGTTGCGCTACTTGCAGCTACCTTATGCCTCCCACCCATTTTTGTCGATGACGCCTTGGCCAAGTCGTAGCCTAATTCGGCTGCAGATAGAGCGGCGCCGAGACGGGCTAACTCATCGTTGGAGAGGAACCGCTCCACTTTGTGCTCGGCGTATCGCCTGACGCCCCGGCAGGGGTTGCTCCCTTCCGGACGGAGTTTCCAATCCTCGGCGAGCGCGAACATTTTTGAAAGAAGCGCCTGCACTCGGTTCGCGACGATCTCGCCGCCGCGGACTATGCGTCTGCCTTGCCGCTTGGTTTTCTCGTCCTTTGCCGTCGTGTCGTGGGCGACTTCGCGCATTACCCGCGCGACATCGGTCCGCTCGATCGACTTCACCCGCAGCTTGCCTACCAGCGGTATCACGTGGTTTTCGAGATTGCGACGATCTTGGGCGATGCCAGACGGCTTCTTGTGGGGGGATTGCATATTCGTCGAGGTACCGCTGGCCGAGTTCCGCAACGTTTATGTTCTCTGAGCGCTTTTCCCGAGCTGCGGATGGTGTCTCGCCTGCGGCGACCGGGCCGCGCAGCCGCTGCGCTTCAAGCCGCGCTTGCTCCGGTGTGACATCGATGCCGTGCCGGCCGATTGTGACCCTGTGGTCCCGGCCCGATCGGCCATATTGAAGGATATAGATTCGGCTGCCCTTAGGCGTGATTTTGCACCCAAAGCCCGGGAGTTCAGTGTCCCACAGGAAGGCATCGCGCTCGCCGGGCTGCAATCCGTCCACCGTTCGCTTGGTGATTTTTGCACGCATGACAAACCTCCCGCTGCGCAAAGATTGCATCACGAAGGCTGTTTTCTAGCAAGGCGTCAGCAAGGCGGCGGGGGAAAGTTGCCGGATACCGGGCCGAATGATGGCGTATCTTACGCAACTGATAAGAACGACGCAGAGCGTCCAAGTGCTTGGTTTATCGAGAGATCGGCGGTAATCGGTGACTGGATGGCTGGTGCCCAGGGGCGGAATCGAACCACCGACACTGCGATTTTCAGTCGCATGCTCTACCAACTGAGCTACCTGGGCGTCGCGCGGCGGGCCGCTGACTAGAGGCGTCTTATAGAGGAGCTTTCCTGCCGTTGTCCAGCGCCTCGACGCCGGAATTTGCCGGTCTGGCGGCGGGCTGCTCAAGACGGCTGCTGTTCGAGGCGATGAACGGCGGAACCCCGCGGGCGCAGCTGGGCGGCTCTGGCTCAGGGGCGGCAGGTTCAGGAGGCGCATCTCGTCGCGACTACTGGACAAAATACCGGGGCAGAGATCCAAGACCCCATATGGCTTGCCATCACGAGATCAGACGGCCTTGACGTGGATGCGTGCGCGGAGAAAGCGAGATAGCCCTTGAAATTCCAGCGGTCGTCCGGAAGCGCCGGCCGCGTTTGCCCGGCGGCGTCCGAGGCGCGAACCGCCAGCTCGCGATTGCCTTTGGGCAGCTCGATGTCAATTTCCCAGAATGTCCAACTCGATCGCGTCTCCGGGTCATGCTCCAACCCGGCTTGCGCCCGGTTCCTTCCGGCGGCTGGAAACCGCGAAATTCGAGCAACGTTCCAGAGCCGGCGGAATCAAAAAGGCCTCCTCACAAGCCACCGAAATAGGGCGCCGGGGGACGGCGCGTTGAATGTCCGAAATCGGACAAAAGCGCTGCGCGATTCCAGACGATCAGCGCCGCCGCGTCAATGCAACGCGATTCCCCTTGCGGCGCGCCATGAGGCGGCTCCCTGACTGGCATGCTTCCTGCTGTATTCATCTTGATTTCGGAACATCCAGCCGCTCGGCGCAACATTGTCGATTGGCCTGTTGCATTCATGACAAGGGCAAACATGACCTTCGATCTCAAGCAAGAGTGGTCCGCGGCCGAAGTCAGCGCGCTGCTTGCGTCCGTCGAGGATGATCGGAGCTGGCGCCTCGAAGTGACGGCGGACGGAATTGTTCAACTGAATGATCTTACCATGGTTCCGGACGCGGCCCACGAAGACGCTCTCCATTGCTGTTTCGAGGTCTGGGATCAGGGAACTGATTTCGTGGGCGCCGGAGCCGCGAGCGACAAGAACCTGTGCAAGACGCTCGAGCGGCGCCTGCGGGAAAATTATCCCGCACTCCAGGGAGCAAAGACTCTTTCGGCGCTCTGATGAGCGGAAGTTGATTTCCCGGGATCAGGGCTCCGATCGGATGGCGCGGACGCTTGAAACGAAGAGGCAAGAGACATGGCATCAAACGACATCGACGTCTTCGTCATCTGCGAGGCGGCAGCCATCGCGCCCGGCGCCGCCAAGGCGTTCAGCCTGTCCCGCATCAATGACGCCGGCGACCCCGAGACGTTTCCGATCTTCGTCATCCATACGGCTGCGGATGAATATCTCGGCTATGTGAATGCCTGTCCGCACAAGGGCGTGCTCCTCAATAAGGGCCCGGGAACCTTCTTTACCCAGGATCGGAAACTTCTCGAATGCGGCCAGCATGGGGCCATGTTCGACATCGACACGGGCCTGTGCGTCGACGGACCCTGCAAGGCGCAAAGCCTCGAGCCCGTCGCCCTCGCCGTGATCGACGGGGACATCTGCCTGTGCGGCGTGAAGCTGGTCGAGGATGACGGAATTCCCAATCCCTTTGAAATGCCGGATGACGGCCCTGTGGTGCTGATCGATTCCGACTGATTGCTTTCAAACCGTTGCTTAGCCGTACTCGCCAGGAAAGCATATGCGGCCAGACTGTCGTCGACACAAAGCCGGCGGTTTGATCGCGGCGCTGTCACGCCAATGTCCTGACAGGCAATAGAGTCATGAGAAGCGCGCATCAAAAGGCGCGACAAGGAGTACATGATGGCGGCGGAAACGCACCATAACCATCGGTTTTTCGTTTCCTACAGTGGCGTCAAGCTGCCGCTCAACCTGGTCAATCCGATTCCTGAAGAGGGGCTGTCAAACCGCAACACCTTCATTCGCGCCTATTTCGATGAGGCAGGTTTGTTGATTGGCTTCGACAAAGTGGTCTATGGAGAAGTGGAGCTCGCCCACCGCTATGAATATCACGACAACGGCCTGTTGAGCCGCGCGGAGATCAACATGCTTGACGAAGACGCTGTGACCCTGCGCTTCGATGCCGCCGGAGTTCAGATTTCTGACGCGTGATAATTGGGCCATCGGATATGACAGTTGCTCAGCTCCTCGAACAGCTCGCCAAAATGCCGGAGGACGCCGTCGTCCTGATGGAAAATGGCGCGGGGCTGTCGCTCATAAGCGGCCTGGATTTTTTTGAGAGCCAGGGTCCCGGAGCGCCCGCCGAGGTGGTCCTCCTGCCCAATATGAATGAATAGATTTCGGATTGGTTCGCGGGGCCGGGAAGCTCGTTGCGCTGCAAATTGAGGAGCAATGTCATGAGAGAGCGTATGCCCTTCCGGCGAATTGGCGTCGAAGACGCGCAGGGTCTCCTCACGCAAGGCGCCCTCGTCCTCGATGTTCGCGACGCGGACAGCTTTCGCAGAGCCCGCATTGACGGCGCCCATAATGTCTCGACCTTCAACCTTTCAACCGTGATCGAGACCACGCCGAAGAACAAGCCGGTCCTGATCTATTGCTATCATGGCAACGCCAGCCAGGAATATGCGCGGATCCTCTCCGACTTTGGATTTCTTGATGTCTATAGTCTTGATGGAGGATATGAGGCCTGGAGCGAAACCCTGCGCGCGTCGCCCGGCGTTCCCCTCGATGATGCGGTGCGGCTCTGGCTCGCTGAAAATGGATTTCCGGCTGGCGGCGTGAATGCCGCGATCGACAACGGCTCCACGCCGCTGATGAAGGCAAGCCACAAGGGCCGGTGTGACATCGTGCGCCGGCTGATCGCCGCTGGCGCCCAACTCGGCCTGAAGAATAACGATGGCAATAACGCGCTCTGGCTTGCATGCGTCGGCGCGCATCTTGATGTCATCGACGCGCTGGTCGAAGCAGGCGTTGATATCAACAACCGAAACGACAATGGCGCGACGTCGCTGATGTATGCCTCATCGACGGGAAAGGCGTCCGTCGTCGAGCGCCTTCTTCTGGCCGGCGCCGACATTGCCGTCGAGACGCTGGACGGCTTCAGCGCGCTCGACATGGCGGCGACGGTCGAATGTCTTACCTTGCTGCGAGCGGCTGCGCGTCTGCGTGACGCCGGCGCCGCGACGCTGGCGGCGGGCCATCGCGCGTAGCGCGTAATGGTCCAAACGACAGGGACGCTGCAGCGGGTTGCGCCGGCTCTCGCTTCAGTGAACCTTGCGGTAGAACTCGATGGCGTCGTCGAGGTCGCCGAAGGCGATCAGCTGGCCGCGGTGAAGCACCAGCCCTCGTTCGCAATAGGCTTTGACGGTGCCGATATCATGCGACACCATGATCATGCTGCTGCGGCCGCGCTTTTCGTCAAAGGCCTGGCGCGCCCGCAACGCGAAGCGCGAATCGCCGACGGCGGTGATTTCGTCGACGAGATAGCACTCGAAGTCGATCGCCATCGAAAGGCCGAACGCCAGCCGCGCGCCCATGCCGGACGAGTAGGTGCCGACAGGCATGTCGAAATAATTGCCGAGTTCGGCAAAGTAATCGACGAATTCGATCACGCGCTGCGTGTTGGCGCCATAAATTCGGCTGACGAATTTAACGTTCTCGCGGCCCGTCATCGCTGGATGAAAGCCGCCGCCAAAACCGAGCGGCCAGGACACTGTGATGTCGCGTTTGACGTGGCCGGAGTTGGGCAGCTCCGTGCCCGCGATCAAGCGCAGAAGCGTCGACTTGCCGGCGCCGTTCGGGCCGAAAATGCCGTAGGAGTAGCGCGTGTCGAAGGTGTAGCTCACATTGTCGAGCACAATCTTGCGGTGGTTCTCCGTCTTGTAGATTTTTGTGACGCCTGCCAGCCGGATCATCTGCGCTTCATACTCCATATTTGCGTTGCGCCGCGCGCCACGCAGCCATTCCGCCGACATAAAGCAAAGCCGACGCGGCGAGGCTGAGGAGACTGAAAAGGAATCGGTGCGGATAGGTCGTATCTCGCGCGAGAACCGGATGGACGAACGTCGCGAGATAGACCTTCTTTCCTTCAGCATTGACGCGCGCTCGCTCGAGGGCGGCCGCGGCCAGGGTATATTGCTTTTCGGCGATCTGGCGTTCGAGCTCCAGTTCGTCGAAGCGGGTGATCTTGCCGGACAGCGTTTCGCCTTGCGATCCGTCCTGCGACGTCACTTTTTCCTCAAGGCTGGCGATCTGCTCGCCGATAATGTCGAGGCGCGCCCGCATGATCTGCACCTGCGGCGCATTGGCGTTGACATTGCCGCGTTCGGCGCCCGTTATATCCTGCTCGAGATGAATTTTCTCAAGCCGCAGCTCCGACACTAGTTTGGCGATCCCCTCCGCTGTGCGGCGCGGATCGAGGGTCGCCTGCGTGTTGCGAAGATCCCGCAGCGCCACGCGCGCCGCGCTGAGGCGCCCCTCCGCGCGCGCCAGTTCGCTCTCGGCCTGGTCGACAGCGTCTTTAAGAGCGCGAGTGGAAAGCCCGTTGACCAGACGTTCGCTCAAATCGACTGTCGCATTGGCGATCTTGAGCGTTTCGTCCGGCGTGAAGGCGCTGATCTTGACGGTCACAATGCCGGATGGCGCTTCGACCGAGACCTTCATGTGAGAGAGCCAATATTTGACAAAGTCTTCGATCGAATCATCGGCGTTGAAGCGAGAAAGCCAATCAATCGAATGGCTGGAATAAAGAGCGCGAAGATCGATGTCCTGTTCGAGCGCCTCGACGATGGCTTGGCTTTTCAGATAATTGACGACGATCAGGGAATCCTGGACCTGCGTGAAGGAGGCAAGGCCGGTCAGCGCGGAGATGGCGTCGGTTGAGACGCGCTCGCCTCCCCTCACCGCAAAACGCGCCTCGGACGTGTATTCGCTGGACGCGATCAGCGAGAAATAGGCGACGGAGGAGACCGCGGGCGCGACGAACAGAACGAAAAATCCGATGAGCGCGCTGCGCGACCGGCGCACCTGAGCGAAGCTATGGTAGCCGATTCGCGCGCCAACGGCCCAAGACGGCCGGGCGACCCGTCTGCCTTTGGCAAGACGAAGGCTTCGCGCTGCGCGCCGCCATTCCTCCGAAGCGCTCGCCGCCTTCTCGAGAGCGGTGGCATGCGCCTTTGCGAGCGCGCCGGCCTTGATGTCGGCGGCGTCGGGATCCGCGGCGCTCAACTTAAGCTTGCTCCATACGGTATTGGTTTCGCTTTCTGCGATGTCCTGGACGTTATCCTGCCGCGAATTCCCCGCACGACATCGGACGTCGCTAGCAGATCAATTTGTCCAAACAGCGTCGACGGATACAGGAAAACGAAGCGCCAAGCCAGCGTCAAGCCCCCCGAAAGCCGGCGAGGACGGCCGGGATTCCGGCGCGCGCATCAAGTTGATGAGCAATGCGAGCAAAAGCCTAAAATTTATATTTGACGCCAACCTCGGCGCCGGAGCCGAGAGACTGGCCGTTCACGGTCTCGTTATAGCGCTCGATCACGCCCGATGTGCTCACGCCGCCATAAATTGGCTCATTGTTCGCCTTCCAGTTCATATCCACGCTGAACGGATCGTCTCGCCCGGCGAATGCCTTTTTCGATAGGCTGGGCTCTGCCGGATCGGCAGGACGAGACGGACCGGCGACAGCGGCCGCGGGCGTCGCTGCTTTGTCTTTTGACGCAACTCTTTTGGCTAAATGAGGTTTCTTGATAACCGGCCTTGGCCGGGAAGGCGCAAAAGCCGCGTCGATTTCCGGCGGCGGCTGGATCAAATCGCGGGCGAGAGCGGGCTCAAGCGACAGCGCCGCCATGATCAGCCCGGCGAACAATCCTCCTTTGGCCACCGCGCGCTCCTCCATCACAATGCGGCTGGCAGGGTGCAAGCGAATTGCAGCACCATCTTGACCGGCGCCATCTCCGCGGCGATGTGATCCGGCTGGGGGCAGCGCCGTGCGCGCCTTGGAAAAATGCGATATGCGAGGGGAGACGCCCGAGAACCCCACGCGGAGAAAGCATATGTACATCGCGATGAATCGCTTCAAAGTTCTTAAAGACGAGCAAAAGGCCTTCGAAAATGTATGGCTGACGCGTGATTCGCGTCTCGACGAGGTGAAAGGCTTCATCGAATTTCATCTGCTGCGCGGTCCGGAGCGCGAAGACCATGTGCTCTATTCGTCGCACACGATCTGGGCGAGCCAGGAGGATTTTCTCGCCTGGACAAAATCCGAACAGTTTCGCGCGGCGCATCAGAACGCTGGCGAACGCAAGCCGCTCACACTGGGCCATCCCGAATTCGAGGGGTTCGAGGTGATCCAGACGGTCGAAAACCCGAAATTGCGCGGCTGATCAAAGGGCGGCGCCGGCGCCCGTTGGCGCGCCGAACGCCGCTTTCGTGTTCGTGTTGGCGCATGATGCCGAAAAGTTGGAGACTTTTCGGACCCGCATCATTCGTTAAAACAAAAGCTTAACTACAGACGATCCAATTCGGTCGGTTTCGGTGCGGACACACCGAACTCTGATCTGGTCAGCGCTTCGACAGGTTGATGCCCTGTTAGCAAGCGCTCCGTCGTTACCGCGCGTCGCGCGCGCCGATCAGCATCGGCCCGTAGCTCAGAACGAACCCTCCGAAGGCGGCGATCCAGAAGCATGCCGAGATGATGAGAAGCGGCATGGTCCAGCCCGCGTGGAGGGCGGCGGCGACGCGTGTGATCGCGGCGAGGCTGACAAGGATATATATCAGGCGTGTGGCGCTATCCGCCGCCAGATCGCGTCCGGTGTGGCCGCGCGTGGCGCGCGTCATCACCGCCAGAATCATTGTGCCGATCGCCCCCGCCGTGAGGGCGTGAATGGCGGCGCTTTGCGGCAGATCGGCATCGAGCATGGAAAGACCCAGCAAGGCGGCGCCGAGAACCAGCCACGCATAGCCGATATGGAGAATGATGAGCAGCGGCTCCGCAGCCGTCGCGCCGCCGCGCCAGCGCAGCAGACGCCAGAAGTTGAGCGCCGCGCCGAGCAGAAGCACAAGGCCGATCGCGCCGAAAGTCGGAAAGAACGCCCAGCCGAACAGGCCCGCATGCAGGACGCCGAGGGAGGCCCGGTCGATGCTCTTGGAGACGGCGGGGAGATTGGCGCCCGGGCGCTTGGCCAGCCAGTTGCGGGTAAAGCTCGGCACGATCCGGCCCGCCACCACTGAAACCAGCACGATCACGGCGGCAAGTCCGAGACGCCATCCGAGCCCTGTTGGGACGGCGACGCCGGCAGCCTCAAGGTGCATCAAGAGATTGGCGACGCCGAGAACGGTCACCGGCGCGACCATCGGCAGATTGCGCCAGTTATGGCCGGCGACGATCTCGCGAGCGGCGACCCCAACCAGAAGCGCCGGGAAGGACAGATCCGCGGCGATGGCGAGCCACGCCGGAACGAGCGATGAAACCAGACAGGCGATGCG
Protein-coding sequences here:
- a CDS encoding site-specific integrase; this translates as MRNSASGTSTNMQSPHKKPSGIAQDRRNLENHVIPLVGKLRVKSIERTDVARVMREVAHDTTAKDEKTKRQGRRIVRGGEIVANRVQALLSKMFALAEDWKLRPEGSNPCRGVRRYAEHKVERFLSNDELARLGAALSAAELGYDLAKASSTKMGGRHKVAASSATSIAALRLLLLTGCRVGEILALRWQHVDLERRLLLLPDSKTGAKSVFLSQPAIDLLLSLTRQPGSEDVFPGERSGKPIVSLRKPWERICTSAAIKNVRLHDLRHSYASVGAAGGLSLPVIGALLGHAQPSTTARYAHLAASPLHHAADAIGTQILAAMSGRGKSSPSGNAGT
- a CDS encoding antibiotic biosynthesis monooxygenase family protein, with protein sequence MYIAMNRFKVLKDEQKAFENVWLTRDSRLDEVKGFIEFHLLRGPEREDHVLYSSHTIWASQEDFLAWTKSEQFRAAHQNAGERKPLTLGHPEFEGFEVIQTVENPKLRG
- a CDS encoding ankyrin repeat domain-containing protein, translated to MRERMPFRRIGVEDAQGLLTQGALVLDVRDADSFRRARIDGAHNVSTFNLSTVIETTPKNKPVLIYCYHGNASQEYARILSDFGFLDVYSLDGGYEAWSETLRASPGVPLDDAVRLWLAENGFPAGGVNAAIDNGSTPLMKASHKGRCDIVRRLIAAGAQLGLKNNDGNNALWLACVGAHLDVIDALVEAGVDINNRNDNGATSLMYASSTGKASVVERLLLAGADIAVETLDGFSALDMAATVECLTLLRAAARLRDAGAATLAAGHRA
- a CDS encoding Rieske (2Fe-2S) protein, which codes for MASNDIDVFVICEAAAIAPGAAKAFSLSRINDAGDPETFPIFVIHTAADEYLGYVNACPHKGVLLNKGPGTFFTQDRKLLECGQHGAMFDIDTGLCVDGPCKAQSLEPVALAVIDGDICLCGVKLVEDDGIPNPFEMPDDGPVVLIDSD
- a CDS encoding DUF6156 family protein translates to MAAETHHNHRFFVSYSGVKLPLNLVNPIPEEGLSNRNTFIRAYFDEAGLLIGFDKVVYGEVELAHRYEYHDNGLLSRAEINMLDEDAVTLRFDAAGVQISDA
- a CDS encoding NnrS family protein, yielding MNVAAKDPVNRATPALLTQGFRPFFLAAGLWSAGALALWIVMLVTGSAPPSRFDPLNWHIHEMLFGFVMAAIAGFLLTAIPNWTRRLPVSGAPLALLAALWLLGRIACLVSSLVPAWLAIAADLSFPALLVGVAAREIVAGHNWRNLPMVAPVTVLGVANLLMHLEAAGVAVPTGLGWRLGLAAVIVLVSVVAGRIVPSFTRNWLAKRPGANLPAVSKSIDRASLGVLHAGLFGWAFFPTFGAIGLVLLLGAALNFWRLLRWRGGATAAEPLLIILHIGYAWLVLGAALLGLSMLDADLPQSAAIHALTAGAIGTMILAVMTRATRGHTGRDLAADSATRLIYILVSLAAITRVAAALHAGWTMPLLIISACFWIAAFGGFVLSYGPMLIGARDAR
- a CDS encoding ABC transporter ATP-binding protein is translated as MIRLAGVTKIYKTENHRKIVLDNVSYTFDTRYSYGIFGPNGAGKSTLLRLIAGTELPNSGHVKRDITVSWPLGFGGGFHPAMTGRENVKFVSRIYGANTQRVIEFVDYFAELGNYFDMPVGTYSSGMGARLAFGLSMAIDFECYLVDEITAVGDSRFALRARQAFDEKRGRSSMIMVSHDIGTVKAYCERGLVLHRGQLIAFGDLDDAIEFYRKVH